One segment of Amycolatopsis alba DSM 44262 DNA contains the following:
- a CDS encoding HNH endonuclease signature motif containing protein: MASDSTSPTTPTEWWRADTATLHARKQELEVLKRQLDAEQNAILAEINIRGVRGCSGHSTLASMIYEDFRVTAKEADDRADRVLALYPGPSIGGDPVPPLAPLTAAASAEGAIGGSQIDAIIKTLARIPSTVPEEDVRGGEKILVDLARHAGPRTIAQAGRRLLDELDPDGKEPRNEDPKDGRPELRFVKHRDGTLGLKGTLELETYARLKSDLDPMAKPHKAIDGVRDSRTQDERYGDAFTDYVRLKTTSRNLPGQAGEATHILVTMSYEDLIRDIGEAHLDLVGPISATDARILACDARVRPGVLGTAGEPLDIGRSKRTVSLAQKYALTLRDGGCAFPGCDMPVPRCTAHHIVFWRHHGETKIDNLVLLCTKHHRLIHRSEWKVQIAQDGLPEFTAPAYLDPTGQPRRNTMHLRT, translated from the coding sequence GTGGCCAGCGACAGCACATCCCCGACGACACCCACCGAGTGGTGGCGTGCCGACACCGCGACGCTGCATGCCCGTAAGCAGGAACTCGAAGTCCTCAAGCGGCAGCTGGACGCGGAGCAGAACGCGATTCTGGCGGAGATCAACATCCGTGGGGTTCGTGGCTGCTCGGGTCATTCGACGCTGGCGTCGATGATCTATGAGGATTTCCGTGTCACCGCGAAGGAAGCCGACGATCGTGCCGACCGGGTCCTGGCCCTGTATCCCGGCCCGTCCATCGGCGGTGACCCTGTGCCGCCTTTGGCGCCGTTGACTGCTGCTGCTTCCGCGGAAGGCGCGATCGGCGGTTCGCAGATCGACGCGATCATCAAAACCCTCGCTCGCATCCCTTCCACTGTCCCGGAAGAGGACGTGCGGGGCGGGGAGAAGATCCTGGTCGACTTGGCCCGCCACGCCGGGCCCCGGACGATCGCGCAAGCCGGGCGGCGGCTGCTGGACGAACTCGACCCCGACGGGAAAGAGCCCCGCAACGAGGACCCGAAGGATGGTCGTCCGGAGCTGCGGTTCGTCAAGCACCGCGACGGCACCCTGGGCCTGAAGGGCACCCTCGAACTCGAAACGTATGCGCGGTTGAAGTCCGACCTTGATCCGATGGCCAAACCGCATAAGGCCATCGACGGGGTCCGGGACTCCCGTACCCAGGATGAACGTTACGGGGATGCCTTCACCGACTATGTGCGGCTAAAGACCACCAGCCGGAACTTGCCCGGTCAAGCCGGGGAAGCCACCCACATTCTGGTCACCATGTCGTATGAGGACCTGATCCGGGATATCGGCGAGGCTCACTTGGATCTGGTCGGGCCGATCAGCGCCACCGACGCCCGCATCCTCGCCTGCGACGCCCGCGTCCGCCCCGGCGTCCTGGGCACCGCGGGTGAACCTTTGGACATCGGCCGGTCGAAACGCACCGTCTCCCTCGCCCAGAAATACGCACTCACCCTTCGTGATGGTGGCTGTGCCTTTCCTGGCTGCGATATGCCGGTGCCACGGTGTACGGCGCACCATATTGTTTTCTGGCGGCACCACGGTGAGACCAAAATCGACAATTTGGTGCTCTTGTGCACGAAGCACCACCGGCTGATCCACCGCAGCGAATGGAAAGTCCAGATCGCCCAAGACGGACTCCCCGAATTCACCGCACCCGCCTACCTCGACCCCACCGGGCAACCAAGGCGCAACACCATGCACCTCAGGACATAG
- a CDS encoding IS30 family transposase encodes MGRNGGRETYSPLVAQRRTDRLRKRPKARKVLKSPFLTRAVVEGLRKKWSPMQIAHRLRLEHPMDHSRWMSHEAIYQALFVQAKGTLRAEVAEGLRQGRIKRRARSRGAELRGKIKDMVLISDRPAEAEDRAVPGFREGDLIVGAKNQSQIATLVERSTRFVMLVRIPHDRTADNVAPRPAAKMNTLPDVFKNSVTWDQGGEMGHHKQFTMTTGMPVYFCNPRSPWQHGSNENTMGCCANISPREPTCPCTRRTNSMPSHTNSTTGHDRRWDDLNPSKRSAKCCQTRGGALTS; translated from the coding sequence ATGGGTCGTAACGGCGGAAGGGAGACGTATTCTCCGTTGGTTGCACAGCGCCGGACCGATCGACTGAGGAAGCGTCCAAAGGCACGTAAGGTGCTGAAATCGCCGTTTCTTACTCGTGCGGTGGTCGAAGGATTGCGGAAGAAGTGGTCACCGATGCAGATCGCGCACAGGTTGCGGCTCGAGCATCCGATGGATCATTCTCGCTGGATGTCACATGAAGCGATTTACCAGGCGTTGTTCGTGCAAGCGAAGGGTACCTTGCGGGCGGAGGTGGCCGAGGGGTTACGCCAGGGCAGGATCAAGCGACGGGCCCGGTCACGCGGAGCGGAGCTGCGGGGAAAGATCAAGGATATGGTCCTGATCAGCGACCGGCCGGCCGAGGCCGAGGATCGTGCCGTGCCGGGTTTCCGGGAAGGTGATCTGATCGTAGGCGCGAAAAATCAGTCACAGATCGCGACCCTGGTCGAGCGGAGTACTCGATTTGTCATGCTGGTACGCATTCCTCACGATCGCACGGCCGATAATGTGGCACCGCGGCCGGCGGCCAAGATGAACACCTTGCCCGATGTCTTCAAGAACAGCGTCACATGGGACCAAGGTGGCGAGATGGGTCACCATAAGCAATTCACCATGACCACGGGCATGCCGGTGTATTTTTGCAACCCGCGCTCACCCTGGCAACACGGTAGCAACGAGAACACCATGGGCTGCTGCGCCAATATCTCCCCAAGGGAACCGACTTGTCCATGCACTCGCAGGACGAACTCGATGCCATCGCACACGAACTCAACGACAGGCCACGACAGACGCTGGGATGACTTAAACCCATCAAAGCGTTCAGCAAAGTGTTGCCAGACTAGAGGTGGTGCACTCACCAGTTGA
- a CDS encoding helix-turn-helix domain-containing protein — protein sequence MERELIAFGLKQGRSFREIGSWIGRDH from the coding sequence GTGGAGCGCGAGTTGATCGCATTCGGGTTGAAGCAGGGAAGGTCGTTTCGGGAGATTGGGTCCTGGATTGGACGGGATCATTAG
- a CDS encoding 3-oxoacyl-ACP synthase III family protein, with translation MTPPLPVRIAGTGVHLPPDVVTNRRLTETLDTSDEWIVSRTGIRERRWLAPDLATSDMCVAAALPALAAAGCATRDIDAIIVATYTYDQPLPSTALIVKDALGAFPALTFDITQAACANGVQALFLGSLLVRTGAAERVLVIAADSASRVTDPEDRATRVFFGDAAGAAVLTRAVTPGTGLLGWDFGAELSYDVEIPAGGSRQPAGATTFAGGRHYLKMNGRAVWDTATRCLPDSVLNATRQAGLTVDEVAHFFLHQANLNIVQAAMDKLGVPRDRAPITVDSLGNTGSAGVFTVLHKGFSEGSVREGDAFVVSAIGAGFQWGTLCFRA, from the coding sequence GTGACCCCGCCGCTGCCCGTCCGGATCGCAGGCACCGGTGTCCACCTGCCCCCTGACGTCGTCACCAACCGGCGGCTCACCGAAACGCTCGACACTTCCGACGAGTGGATCGTCAGCCGTACCGGGATCCGGGAACGCCGTTGGCTCGCCCCGGATCTCGCCACCTCGGACATGTGCGTGGCCGCCGCCCTGCCCGCGCTCGCGGCGGCGGGTTGTGCCACAAGGGACATCGACGCGATCATCGTCGCGACCTACACCTACGACCAGCCGCTGCCGTCGACGGCCCTGATCGTCAAGGACGCGCTCGGCGCTTTCCCGGCGCTCACCTTCGACATCACGCAGGCCGCGTGCGCGAACGGTGTCCAGGCGTTGTTCCTCGGTTCCCTCCTGGTGCGAACCGGTGCGGCGGAACGGGTCCTGGTGATCGCGGCCGACAGCGCGTCCCGCGTGACCGATCCGGAAGACCGCGCCACCCGTGTCTTCTTCGGTGACGCCGCGGGTGCCGCCGTGCTGACCAGGGCGGTGACACCGGGCACCGGACTGCTCGGCTGGGACTTCGGCGCCGAACTGTCCTACGACGTCGAGATCCCGGCAGGCGGCTCGCGGCAGCCCGCCGGGGCGACGACGTTCGCGGGCGGGCGGCACTACCTCAAAATGAACGGCCGGGCCGTCTGGGACACCGCCACCCGATGCCTGCCGGACAGCGTCCTGAACGCCACTCGCCAAGCCGGGCTGACGGTGGACGAAGTGGCCCATTTCTTCCTGCACCAGGCCAACCTGAACATCGTGCAAGCGGCGATGGACAAACTCGGCGTGCCGCGTGACCGCGCGCCGATCACCGTCGACAGTCTCGGCAACACCGGCTCGGCCGGTGTTTTCACCGTGCTGCACAAGGGTTTCTCGGAGGGCTCGGTGCGGGAGGGCGACGCGTTCGTCGTGTCGGCGATCGGGGCGGGGTTCCAGTGGGGCACTCTGTGCTTCAGGGCTTAG
- a CDS encoding ThiF family adenylyltransferase — translation MTDLNHPWIVSAFLGADTCLLDSVRELRARILFDRGRRPAFRRADGSHTDDQDLDFGAWHFIARRQPDGQPLGYIRLSTPATGDSFQSRAYLGTERYENLLAAQGVEPRHVFEHSRLVVEHRARKLGLGQYLNALAIGAAHHLGAHAMIGTSGTKDGQDRFHEQFGFAAMPGTRRYVEQYTEDVVIMFHRVADGAGRHHDLVTRLRDEFPVVAASTPTPLTTAAPSGRPAPAALIATSGPDRDTWRPTLFAPRDPADFAALTALLASGDVREVHDTLDEQLAELVRSREPSCRDAAEIEDRKRDQLAGLAHWEYGTWVWYPWSRRLVHLLPRDEFRLVRTDRNRGKVNRPEQRRLLGKRIGIIGLSVGNSAALTFALEGIGGAYALADFDDFSLSNLNRLRAGVHELGVNKAVLSARQMFEIDPYLDIEIHRGGLTEDNIEAFFTGGIDLLIEECDTPWVKVAAREYARDLRIPVVMDCNDRGMLDVERFDLEPDRPLLHGLLGDIKSVDVAELGHQEKVEMILAMVDADRISPELAAAFGELGRTLSSWPQLASGVALGGALCGEAARRVLLGLPCVSGRFYTDLDRQLSPERSTVT, via the coding sequence TTGACGGATCTCAACCACCCGTGGATCGTCAGCGCGTTCCTCGGGGCCGACACCTGCCTGCTCGACTCCGTGCGGGAACTTCGCGCGCGGATCCTGTTCGACCGCGGTCGCCGTCCGGCCTTTCGCCGGGCGGACGGTTCCCACACCGACGACCAGGACCTCGACTTCGGGGCCTGGCATTTCATCGCCCGGCGACAGCCGGACGGCCAGCCGCTCGGCTACATCCGGCTCTCCACCCCCGCCACCGGCGACAGCTTCCAGTCGCGGGCCTACCTCGGCACCGAGCGGTACGAGAATTTGCTTGCCGCGCAAGGCGTCGAGCCGCGTCACGTCTTCGAACACAGCAGGCTCGTCGTCGAGCACCGGGCACGGAAACTCGGGCTCGGGCAGTACCTCAACGCGCTCGCGATCGGCGCCGCGCACCATCTCGGCGCCCACGCCATGATCGGTACTTCGGGGACGAAGGACGGCCAGGACCGTTTCCACGAGCAGTTCGGTTTCGCCGCCATGCCGGGCACTCGCCGCTATGTCGAGCAGTACACCGAAGACGTCGTGATCATGTTCCACCGCGTGGCCGACGGTGCCGGACGGCACCACGATCTCGTCACCCGGCTCCGGGACGAATTCCCCGTGGTCGCCGCCTCCACGCCCACCCCGCTCACCACCGCGGCCCCGTCGGGCAGGCCCGCGCCCGCCGCGCTCATCGCCACCTCCGGACCCGATCGAGACACGTGGCGGCCGACCCTGTTCGCACCCCGCGATCCGGCGGATTTCGCCGCGCTGACGGCGTTGCTGGCCTCCGGCGACGTCCGCGAAGTCCACGACACCCTCGACGAACAGCTCGCCGAACTGGTCCGCAGCCGCGAACCGTCGTGCCGCGACGCGGCCGAAATCGAGGACAGGAAACGGGATCAGCTCGCCGGGCTGGCGCACTGGGAGTACGGCACCTGGGTCTGGTACCCGTGGTCGCGGCGGCTCGTACACCTCCTGCCGCGCGACGAGTTCCGGCTCGTGCGCACGGATCGCAATCGTGGCAAGGTGAACCGGCCGGAGCAGCGCCGCCTGCTCGGCAAGCGCATCGGGATCATCGGTCTCTCGGTCGGCAACAGCGCCGCGCTCACGTTCGCGCTCGAAGGCATCGGCGGCGCCTACGCGCTGGCGGACTTCGACGACTTCAGCCTCTCGAACCTGAACCGGCTCCGCGCGGGCGTGCACGAACTCGGGGTCAACAAAGCGGTCCTGTCCGCGCGCCAGATGTTCGAGATCGACCCGTACCTCGACATCGAGATCCACCGCGGCGGCCTGACCGAGGACAACATCGAGGCGTTCTTCACCGGCGGCATCGACCTCCTGATCGAGGAGTGCGACACCCCGTGGGTCAAGGTCGCGGCCCGCGAATACGCGCGCGACCTGCGAATCCCGGTCGTCATGGACTGCAACGACCGCGGCATGCTCGACGTCGAACGCTTCGACCTCGAGCCGGACCGGCCACTGCTGCACGGCCTGCTCGGCGACATCAAATCCGTGGACGTCGCCGAACTGGGCCACCAGGAGAAGGTCGAAATGATCCTGGCCATGGTCGACGCCGACCGGATCAGCCCGGAGCTGGCCGCGGCCTTCGGCGAACTCGGCCGCACGCTGAGCAGCTGGCCGCAACTGGCTTCCGGGGTCGCGCTGGGCGGCGCGCTCTGCGGCGAAGCCGCGCGGCGTGTCCTGCTCGGCCTGCCGTGCGTGTCCGGCCGGTTCTACACCGACCTCGACCGCCAGCTCAGCCCGGAACGGAGCACGGTCACGTGA
- a CDS encoding SDR family NAD(P)-dependent oxidoreductase, with protein sequence MLDLTGTTTLVTGASGGIGRGIALRFAEAGSAVAVHYHRDGTSALAVVERIREAGGTAKAFAADLTDDGEARRLVAAAAAWTGRLDTLVNNAGVQPVEPLPGMSAHTWRALLDANLTSAFSCTQAAAEVMDGGSVVHIASIEAAHPAPGHAHYSSAKAALVMHARAAALEYGPRGLRVNAVSPGLIERPGLGDAWPEGVRRWEQAAPLGRLGTPGDVANACLFLASPLAAWITGHNLTVDGGVSAHPTW encoded by the coding sequence ATGCTCGACCTGACCGGCACCACCACCCTCGTGACCGGGGCCAGCGGCGGAATCGGCCGCGGCATCGCCCTGCGCTTCGCCGAGGCGGGCAGCGCCGTCGCCGTGCACTACCACCGTGACGGGACCTCGGCGCTCGCCGTCGTCGAGCGGATCCGGGAGGCGGGCGGTACCGCCAAGGCCTTCGCCGCCGACCTCACCGACGACGGCGAAGCCCGGCGGCTCGTGGCCGCGGCGGCGGCCTGGACCGGACGGCTGGACACTCTGGTCAACAACGCCGGCGTGCAGCCGGTCGAGCCGCTGCCGGGGATGTCCGCGCACACCTGGCGCGCCCTTCTCGACGCGAACCTCACCAGCGCGTTCTCCTGCACTCAGGCCGCGGCCGAGGTGATGGACGGCGGCAGCGTCGTCCACATCGCCTCGATCGAAGCGGCGCACCCCGCTCCGGGGCACGCGCACTACAGCAGCGCGAAGGCCGCGCTGGTCATGCACGCCCGCGCCGCCGCGCTCGAATACGGCCCGCGCGGCCTCCGTGTCAACGCCGTCTCGCCCGGCCTCATCGAGCGTCCGGGACTCGGCGACGCCTGGCCGGAGGGCGTCCGCCGCTGGGAACAGGCGGCACCGCTGGGCAGGCTCGGCACCCCCGGCGACGTCGCGAACGCCTGCTTGTTCCTCGCCTCGCCGCTCGCGGCGTGGATCACGGGCCACAACCTGACCGTGGACGGTGGCGTCTCCGCGCATCCCACCTGGTGA
- a CDS encoding glycosyltransferase 87 family protein — MSPATSRGRTWWPVGAFAALVLACAVAWVTTGDSHSDLEIYRFGVDTLWTGGDLYGALPLSDAGIPLLFIYPPFAALALTPLAVLPWTGAVLVLYALSLAALGITFYAITRTLWPSADRRKALLVASLAITPALFLEPVRQTLGFGQINLLLMGLVAADCLLARGRYRGIGVGLAAAVKLTPMAFLLFFLVRKDFRGALTSMGTFVAASAVAFAVAPEASVRYWFGGLAGASGISGTSFHTNQTLQAVLARFGAESAKPLWLVLTVVLLALVTLTMSRSAAVPALLLNATFALLISPTSWSHHWVWIAPALFTTAACAVLHRHDHRRALIWLAVTGVGATVFVAAPFRYFPAFDRPGQTWTAAQQWLGNCYVLAGLIFLVVAGVLALRKEHRCST; from the coding sequence ATGTCTCCAGCCACGTCGCGCGGCCGGACCTGGTGGCCGGTCGGCGCGTTCGCCGCACTGGTGCTGGCCTGTGCCGTGGCCTGGGTGACGACCGGCGATTCCCACAGCGACCTCGAGATCTACCGCTTCGGCGTCGACACCCTGTGGACCGGCGGCGACCTCTACGGCGCCCTGCCGCTTTCCGACGCGGGCATCCCGCTGCTGTTCATCTACCCGCCGTTCGCCGCGCTGGCGCTCACCCCGCTGGCGGTGCTTCCGTGGACCGGCGCCGTGCTCGTGCTGTACGCGCTCAGCCTGGCCGCGCTGGGGATCACCTTCTACGCGATCACCCGCACGCTGTGGCCGTCGGCGGACCGGCGGAAGGCGTTGCTCGTCGCGTCGCTGGCGATCACTCCGGCGCTCTTCCTCGAACCGGTCCGCCAGACCCTCGGGTTCGGGCAGATCAATCTGCTGCTGATGGGCCTGGTCGCGGCGGACTGCCTGCTCGCACGCGGCCGCTACCGGGGCATCGGCGTCGGGCTGGCCGCGGCCGTCAAGCTGACGCCGATGGCGTTCCTGCTGTTCTTCCTGGTGCGCAAGGACTTTCGCGGCGCGCTGACCTCGATGGGCACGTTCGTGGCCGCCTCGGCCGTGGCGTTCGCCGTCGCCCCGGAGGCTTCCGTGCGCTACTGGTTCGGCGGACTCGCCGGCGCGTCGGGGATCAGCGGCACCTCGTTCCACACCAACCAGACCCTGCAGGCCGTGCTCGCGCGCTTCGGCGCCGAGTCCGCCAAACCGCTGTGGCTCGTCCTCACCGTCGTGCTGCTGGCGCTGGTGACGCTGACCATGTCCCGCTCGGCCGCGGTGCCGGCGCTGCTGTTGAACGCGACGTTCGCCCTGCTCATCTCGCCGACGTCGTGGTCGCATCACTGGGTGTGGATCGCCCCGGCGCTGTTCACCACCGCCGCCTGCGCGGTGCTCCATCGGCATGATCACCGCCGGGCGCTGATCTGGCTGGCCGTCACCGGGGTCGGCGCCACGGTCTTCGTCGCGGCACCGTTCCGGTATTTCCCCGCTTTCGACCGGCCGGGGCAGACGTGGACGGCCGCCCAGCAGTGGCTGGGGAACTGCTACGTCCTCGCGGGCCTGATCTTCCTGGTCGTCGCGGGTGTGCTCGCGCTGCGGAAGGAGCATCGATGCTCGACCTGA
- a CDS encoding AraC family transcriptional regulator → MRGTTVLPRTPCLKPKAGELPLHRLEVRAPDALPFTVGTFDTIGPMSRAAFPHRHTFYEIVHVTGGTGDHVIDFTRWELGPPQLAVITPGQVHHWDARDLSGFVVLFTDDFLLEHPSDRETLRRLSQQPWRLDARAAEETARLIAELDEEFRCGGQGTDSVLRALMHVLIVRAGRLPGLADPRPPARAQAVGTEFARLLGRPDLGLWSVSALAERIGVTPGYLTDAVKTATGRTAAQLMREARTREAKRFLLGTDLTVRQVASRVGFADPAYFCRFFRRETGLSPGDYRRTGDGPPEIHHD, encoded by the coding sequence ATGCGCGGAACGACGGTGTTGCCCAGGACGCCTTGCCTGAAACCCAAAGCGGGGGAATTGCCCTTGCATCGGCTGGAGGTCCGCGCGCCGGACGCCCTGCCGTTCACGGTCGGTACCTTCGACACGATCGGGCCGATGTCGCGGGCGGCATTCCCGCATCGGCACACTTTCTACGAAATAGTCCACGTCACCGGCGGCACCGGTGACCACGTCATCGATTTCACCCGCTGGGAATTGGGGCCACCTCAGCTCGCGGTCATAACACCGGGGCAGGTGCATCATTGGGATGCCCGCGATCTCAGCGGATTCGTCGTGTTGTTCACCGACGACTTCCTGCTCGAACATCCGTCGGACCGTGAAACCCTGCGAAGGCTGAGCCAGCAGCCGTGGCGGCTCGACGCCCGCGCGGCCGAGGAGACGGCACGGCTGATCGCCGAACTGGACGAGGAATTCCGTTGTGGCGGACAGGGTACCGATTCGGTGCTGCGAGCCCTGATGCACGTGCTGATCGTCCGGGCCGGACGGCTTCCCGGACTCGCGGATCCACGCCCGCCCGCCAGGGCACAGGCGGTGGGAACGGAATTCGCCCGGCTGCTCGGCAGGCCCGATCTCGGGCTCTGGTCGGTCAGCGCGCTCGCGGAACGTATCGGTGTCACACCGGGATATCTGACCGACGCGGTGAAAACGGCGACCGGCCGGACAGCGGCACAACTGATGCGCGAGGCGAGGACCAGGGAAGCGAAACGGTTCCTGCTCGGCACGGATCTCACCGTGCGGCAGGTCGCCAGCCGGGTCGGATTCGCGGATCCGGCCTATTTCTGCCGGTTCTTCCGACGGGAAACGGGGTTGAGTCCCGGTGATTATCGCAGGACCGGAGACGGGCCCCCGGAGATTCACCACGACTGA
- a CDS encoding carbohydrate-binding protein, translated as MDEDNKLSRKTVLKAALAAGVVAPVALVGGPALARTTVASGKTPELTPECHDGDAPTIAQTEGPYFKPNSPERTSLVTPGTQGTRLTVSGFVFGLACQPIARALLDFWQADVNGNYDNSGYTFRGHQYTDDQGRFSLSTIVPGLYPGRTRHIHVKVQAPGKPILTTQLYFPNEPRNNTDTIFDPRLLMDVRDAGQGKEAAFDFVLNVRQTPTSTSRPTTSNPTTSNPPTSTSNPPGGTTWAAGTGYSAGVRVTYSGRGYVCLQAHTAQPGWEPPNTPALWRAE; from the coding sequence ATGGACGAAGATAACAAGCTCAGCCGAAAGACTGTGCTGAAGGCCGCGCTCGCCGCGGGTGTCGTCGCCCCGGTCGCGCTGGTCGGTGGCCCCGCTCTCGCGCGCACCACCGTCGCGAGCGGCAAGACGCCCGAGCTGACCCCGGAATGTCACGACGGAGACGCCCCGACCATCGCGCAGACCGAGGGTCCTTACTTCAAGCCGAACTCTCCGGAGCGGACGTCGCTCGTCACCCCTGGCACGCAGGGCACGAGGCTCACCGTCTCCGGCTTCGTCTTCGGTCTCGCGTGCCAGCCGATCGCGCGGGCGCTGCTGGACTTCTGGCAGGCCGACGTCAACGGAAACTACGACAACTCGGGGTACACCTTCCGAGGTCACCAGTACACCGACGACCAGGGCAGGTTCTCGCTGAGCACGATCGTGCCGGGCTTGTACCCCGGTCGTACGCGGCACATCCACGTCAAGGTGCAGGCGCCCGGCAAGCCGATCCTGACCACACAGCTCTACTTCCCCAACGAGCCGCGCAACAACACCGACACGATCTTCGACCCGCGGCTGCTGATGGACGTCCGGGACGCGGGCCAGGGCAAGGAAGCCGCGTTCGACTTCGTGCTCAACGTGCGGCAGACGCCGACGTCGACGTCGCGGCCGACCACCTCGAACCCGACGACCTCCAACCCGCCCACTTCGACCTCCAACCCGCCCGGCGGGACGACCTGGGCGGCGGGAACCGGCTATTCCGCGGGCGTCCGGGTCACCTACAGCGGCCGCGGTTACGTGTGCTTGCAGGCGCACACGGCCCAGCCCGGCTGGGAGCCGCCGAACACGCCCGCGTTGTGGCGCGCGGAGTGA
- a CDS encoding erythromycin esterase family protein, translated as MTENRKRWGKRGVAAAAVVVTGAMLAPAANAAETATSWRDPVRSLELAAHPLRSTEPGRNNADLRALGAMIGGAKVVGLGEATHGSHEFFAMKERVFRYLVEEKGFRAFALESSWSAGMEIDDYVQTGRGDAREIFKRTMAGSPWDREEFVSLIQWMRDYNRAHPARTVHFVGDDLGAPSVNDAFFARITDYVRQHHPAALPKLNQLYTGLRPIDDHLAYLRKPLDERKRLATQAEQAFELIKGLTGAGELDWTAQHARFVAQTARFLSVDLSDPKSLPGFQILRDQAMAQNVAWWQRRTGQKVLLSAHNTHVAYIPDNPAMYPKTQGAFLRETLGRDYLPIGFSFDRGSFLSKDTAIGGDWKKFSVPAAPQGSNEYTLDKVRFEDFYLDFRTAPPAARTWLDAARPTRTIGTLFPVDPAVISLGRSYDAVIHLHDVRQADLRR; from the coding sequence ATGACAGAGAACCGCAAGCGTTGGGGGAAAAGAGGAGTGGCGGCCGCCGCGGTGGTGGTGACGGGGGCGATGCTCGCGCCCGCGGCGAACGCGGCGGAGACGGCGACGTCCTGGCGGGACCCGGTGCGGTCGCTGGAGCTGGCGGCGCATCCGCTGCGGTCGACCGAACCCGGCCGGAACAACGCCGACCTGCGGGCCTTGGGCGCGATGATCGGCGGTGCGAAGGTGGTCGGCCTCGGCGAGGCCACGCACGGCTCGCACGAGTTCTTCGCGATGAAGGAGCGGGTGTTCCGCTATCTCGTCGAGGAGAAGGGGTTCCGGGCGTTCGCGCTGGAGTCGAGCTGGTCGGCGGGCATGGAGATCGACGACTACGTCCAGACCGGCCGGGGCGACGCCCGCGAGATCTTCAAGCGGACGATGGCCGGTTCCCCGTGGGACCGTGAGGAGTTCGTCAGCCTGATTCAGTGGATGCGCGACTACAACCGCGCCCACCCCGCCCGCACCGTGCACTTCGTCGGTGACGATCTCGGCGCGCCTTCGGTCAACGACGCGTTCTTCGCCAGGATCACCGACTACGTGCGGCAGCATCATCCGGCGGCGCTGCCCAAGCTGAACCAGCTCTACACCGGTCTTCGCCCGATCGACGACCATCTCGCCTACCTCCGCAAACCGCTCGACGAACGGAAGCGGCTCGCCACCCAGGCGGAGCAGGCCTTCGAGCTGATCAAGGGGCTCACCGGCGCGGGCGAGCTCGACTGGACCGCTCAGCACGCCCGGTTCGTCGCGCAGACCGCCCGGTTCCTCAGCGTCGACCTCTCGGACCCGAAGTCGCTGCCCGGCTTCCAGATCCTGCGGGACCAGGCGATGGCGCAGAACGTCGCCTGGTGGCAGCGGCGGACCGGGCAGAAGGTCCTGCTCTCCGCGCACAACACCCACGTCGCCTACATCCCGGACAACCCGGCGATGTACCCGAAGACGCAGGGCGCCTTCCTGCGCGAGACGCTGGGCCGCGACTACCTGCCGATCGGCTTCAGCTTCGACCGGGGTTCCTTCCTTTCCAAGGACACCGCGATCGGAGGCGACTGGAAGAAGTTCTCCGTCCCGGCCGCGCCGCAGGGGTCGAACGAGTACACCCTCGACAAGGTGCGGTTCGAGGACTTCTACCTCGACTTCCGCACCGCGCCGCCCGCCGCCCGCACCTGGCTGGACGCCGCCCGGCCCACCCGCACCATCGGCACGCTGTTCCCCGTCGACCCCGCGGTCATCTCTCTCGGGCGTTCCTACGACGCCGTCATCCACCTGCACGACGTGCGCCAGGCCGATCTGAGAAGGTAG